The Gopherus flavomarginatus isolate rGopFla2 chromosome 20, rGopFla2.mat.asm, whole genome shotgun sequence region cagcccccaactaaaacctctccagcgcatcatcaaagatctacaacctctcctgaaagatgatcccacactttcacagatcttgggagacagaccaaccagtcctcgcttacagacaactccccaacctgaagcaaatactcgccAGCAACCACACCAAAAaccctaacccaggaacctatccttgcaataaAGCCTAATGCCAactccctctgccatgtatattgaccaaaccgaacagtctctacacaaaagaataaattgacacatatctgacatcaggaatcctaacattcaaaaaccagtaggagaacacttcaacctctctggtcactcactAACAGACTGAAAGGTGGCAACTGCtgaaacttgaattaatatgcataCTAAGTaacattaatttgggcttgactAGACACTGGGAGtagctgggtcattacacaaatggaAGCTATTTACCCCATGGTAATTAGCCTCACACCTcagtcaactgtctgaaatgggctatcttgattatcactttaaaagtttttttccctcctgctgataatagctcgtCTCAATCGATTGGCCTCTTAgcgttggtatggctacttccaccttttcatgttctctgtatgtgtacatgtctcttcttgctgtatgttccaccCATGCagccgaagaagtgagctgtagcccataaaagcttttgctcaaataaatgtgttagtctctaaggtgccccaccTAGCCTGTTCTTTctggggatacagactaacatggctgctattctgaaacatcGGCTATGTAATCATGGGACGCGCAGACACACCCAAGGGCCATTTTTATGGAGTGGCTGGGGGCACGCTGCACTGccccatgggagttgtagtcagTGGCGAAATGACTCACGGTAGTTGTAGTCAAAGCATTGCCCCAACGCCAGCGATCACATTGAGCTGGTTAAAAGAGGCGCGGGGCACCATGGGAGCGCAGACAAGTGGCGCTGTGCCTCATGGGAAGTGTAGTCAGGACCTGCCTACAGACGCCTGGGCGGCCATTTTGCGCGGCGGGGGAAAAATCCCGGACAGCGTGGTGCATTATGGGATACACGCCCAGTTCTCCCGCCACCGGCTTTACCCGTCATGCCTGGCGGCCGTTGCTAGGTGACGGCCTAGGCGGCAAGTTCGGTTGGGGGAGggtcccggacgcctgggttccccatACCCCGCGGGCCCGCAGCTCGCGCCGGGAAGGATGGAGTCCAGGTACCTCCCTGATACCCCCCGAGATCGGGCCCCGCCCCTGGGTCCTCCCGCCTCCCCAGCCGCCGTCCCCGGTCCCCCTGGGGCGCGCGGCCCCTTGTGTCCGCCCCGCGGAGCAGGCTGCGTCCCACCGCGCTCAGGCCGGCGAGCGGGCGCTGCGGTCTGGTCCCGGGGGGACGGGGGGACCGGGGGGCGCTGCGGTCTGGTGTCGGGGGGACGGGGGGACCGGGGGGCGCTGCGGTCTGGTGTCGGGGGGACGGGGGGGCGCTGCGGTCTGGTGTCGGGGGGACGGGGGGACCGGGGGGCGCTGCGGTCTGGTGTCGGGGGGACGGGGGGACCGGGGGGCGCTGCGGTCTGGTGACGGGGGGACTGGGGGGCGCTGCGGTCTGGTGACGGGGGGGCGCTGCGGTCTGGTGTCGGGGGGACCGGGGGGCGCTGCGGTCTGGTTCCGGGGGGACGGGGGGGGACCGGGGGGCGCTGCGGTCTGGTGACGGGGGGACTGGGGGGCGCTGCGGTCTGGTGTCGGGGGGACCGGGGGGCGCTGCGGTCTGGTCCCGGGGTGACGGGGGGACCGGGGGGGCGCTGCGGTCTGGTGACGGGGGGACTGGGGGGGCGCTGCGGTCTGGTGTCGGGGGGACCGGGGGGCGCTGCGGTCTGGTCCCGGGGTGTCGGGGGGACTGGGGGGCGCTGCGGTCTGGTCCCGGGGTGTCGGGGGGACCGGGGGGCGCTGCGGTCTGGTGTCGGGGGGACTGGGGGGCGCTGCGGTCTGGTCCCGGGGTGACGGGGGGACCGGGGGGCGCTGCGGTCTGGTGTCGGGGGGACGGGGGGGCGCTGCGGTCTGGTCCCGGGGTGACGGGGGGGACTGGGGGGCGCTGCGGTCTGGTGACGGGGGGGACTGGGGGGCGCTGCGGTCTGGTCCCGGGGTGACGGGGGGGACTGGGGGGCGCTGCGGTCTGGTGTCGGGGGGACCGGGGGGCGCTGCGGTCTGGTGTCGGGGGGACCGGGGGGCGCTGCGGTCTGGTGTCGGGGGGACTGGGAGGCGCTGCGGTCTGGTGCCGGGGGGACTGGGCGGCGCTGCTGGGGGGCGCTGCGGTCTGGTCCCGGGGTGTCGGGGGGACTGGGGGGCGCTGCGGTCTGGTGACAGGGGGACTGGGGGGCGCTGCGGTCTGGTCCCGGGGTGTCGGGGGGACTGGGCGGCGCTGCGGTCTGGTCCTGGGGGGACGGGGGGACTGGGAGGCGCTGCGGTCTGGTGCCGGGGGGACTGGGCGGCGCTGCTGGGGGGCGCTGCGGTCTGGTCCCggggaatggggggggagggcacgGGGAGCGATGCTGTCTAGTCCTGGGGAATGGGGGGcgatgctgtgggggaggggactgggcGGCGCTGCGATCTGGTCCCGGGGTGTCGGGGGGActggggggcactgctgggggggaggggacggggacGATGCTGGGGGGcgatgctgggggggaggggacggggacGATGCTGGGGGGGCGATGCTGGGACGGGGAGCGATGCTGTCTAGTCCCGGGGAATGGGGGGtgatgctgtgggggaggggacggggggtgctgctggctggtcccagggtgtgggggagacTGGGGCGGTGATGCTGGGAGGGTGATGCTGTCTGGTCCCTGGGAATGGGGGGCGATGCTGTCGGGGATTGGGGGGACTGGAGGGtgatgccatctggtcccggggTGTGTGGGGACTAGGGGGGGCGATGGTGTCTGGTCCTGGGGTgtggagggaatgggggggtgatgtctggtcccaggggtggggttgaCTGGGGGGAGTGGCTGCCCTGTGCCCTGCTAATTCTCCTTTTCCCTGCAGCACGGCTCTGTTCTCTGTCCAGGGGAGCCCCTTCGCCATGAAGAGCCCAGCCCGGAGCCACTACCACCCCTCACCTACCCGCCTGCCCGGCCCACAGCACCAGTGCATGGTCCGGTGTTGGAAGGCATTGGAGGGCTGGATGGGGGAGCGGGGTCATGCTGTGTTGTGGAGTTTGGGGGGAAGATGGGTCGGGGTGGGGACTGCAGGGAGGCATTGGGAGTGCTGGGAAAGGCTGTGTTTGGGGGAAGCTGGTTTGGGCTGAGGGGGTGATGCAGAGGGGAGCTGCGTTGCGTTagagggctgcagggggggagCTAGGTCAGGCAGGGGTGGCTATGGGGAAACCGGGTTGGGCTGTGGAGGTTTGTGGGGGCTGCATTGTGGGAGAGATGGGGATGCAGTTTCTGCCTAGGCTGGCCTGCATCGCTCCCCTGAGCTTTCTCTATTTCTCCCCAGACCCTGAGCCCGGCCCGCCTGCTGACCGGTGTCCCTGCCCTCGCCCTGCACCAACGGCGACCCCCTGAGCCCACGGCCTCCAGCCCCCCAGATCTCAGCTTCCTGCAGGGTCCCACCTGCCGGGGGACAGCTCTGGACTCGGAGTCCACCAACCCCTTCCCCGAATCGTGGCCCTCAACCGAGCGCAGCTCCCCTAGCACCCCCCAGGAGTCGCCAGCCTTGAGGCTAgggggcccaggggctgcctcagCCCAGGATGGGGAGTCCATCATTGCCAAGTGAGCTGCTcccagggcagtggggtctgGTCATTAAAGCGggatgtgggggctgggagccaggactcctgagttctgtcttAGGTCTGGGAGTGGAGAGGGGTCTAGTGGTTTGATCAGGGGCGGGCAGGGGGGaggattgggagccaggactcttggttTTAGGCCTGGCTCCGGGCTGGGAGGGTGACCATTAAGACCATCTCCTTTCCTTGCAGGTACATAGAGCGTTTCCGCCATGGGCAGCCGAGCAGCCGCAGCCAGCGCCAAGTGCCCCCCATCTCCACAGCCAGGGAGTTCTGGTGGTTGGAGCCAGCACCTCCCTCTGACAGCTCCACCCCGAAAGGGGGGACAAAGCCAGGtaccctcccttgctgggcaggGATCCCACACTCCCTAGCTCAGGGTCCCTGCTTGGGGGAGGGCACTCAGACTAAGGGGTTCCTACCTCTCCCCTGCTTGAGGTCCCTTTGGGTGGGGAGTTGGTTGGTTCCCTGGTCCCTCCATTAACTGGGCCATCTCCTTACAGACTGTACCAAGCTGGAAGAGGTCAGGCCAGAATGGGTGCTTGTCAGCCCCCCACTGCGCCCCATGGTCAGTAAGTCGCTTGcagggaggcagagctggggggcaccgGGCAGCTACATAGCTAGGGAGAGGGgcaggctggctctggggtgcccctgggaccctgcccaggctctctctctccactctggGGATCTCTCTGCCTCCcagtccctgcccagcccctctctATCCACTCTGGGGATcccaccccatgcccaggcctctGCCCAGCCCCTCTCTTGGGCCGCAGGGGACCATGTCCCCTGGCTGGCTTTGTGGGAGACAGTTCCTGGTGctaccagccccctggggcctgATCGTGGGGCTGTTCCCTGCACTGCACGCTCGCTCTCTTCCAGGGAGCCCCCTCAGATACCTCCCCGCTGGACTCCCCTGACCCCGACAGCCACAGCCTGCAGGAGAGAGCCACCCGGCTGCTGCTGAGAAGGTACTGTCCTGTCACACACACTCTGCACTGGGTATTTCCCCGCCCTTACCCCATGGCAGCCTCTTCTCTGCTGTGTACACATCTCCCCCCctgcaacaccccccccccccccgtggcaccTACACTGGGTatcccccctcctgcacactgggaagaggcaggatgccCTTCAACGGACAAACCCTCTGTCCCCTCTAAGCTTGCCTGCTGTTCCTGCAGTGAGTCCTCCCTGAGCAGCACCATCCCCGTCAGTTCTGAGGGGCTGCACTCCACACCTCCATCGAGCACCGCGGACTCGGACCAGGCGCTTCCCAGCCCCTCTCACCTCTCCCTACCGGAGCCCTCCCCAGGTAGGAACCGAGGTACtgggcctttcccctccagggggcACTGGCTCCCATCTGGGCCCAGAGCGGGTTATTCCCTGTCTCTTGTTCCTCCCGTGATACTCTTTATCTTCCTCCAGAGCCCTGGCCTCCTGCCCGTATCCCACAATGCTCCTCTTCCATTCGGCCAGAGGATGACATCCTGTTTCAGTGGCGCCTGCGTCGGAAGATGGAGCAGGCAAGCCAGGCTGACAGGTCGCTGCCCCTGCTGGACTGGAGGACTCAGCTGGCCTGGGGCCCAAGGATGGTAGGAGCCCAGGAGTGATTGGGGGTATGATTCTGGGAGAcctgcctctcccagcagggatcATGGGGGCACAGCCATCTGTGGAGCTGTTCCCTGCCCGCCCTGCCTGAGAATGCTGGGCAATTCAATCTACCCTGGGGTCATGTCACGGACTCTCATGCCCCGTGCACTCTCGGCTCTGTAAGGtccttgggaggagctcccctcAGCATGACAGCCCTTCTCATGGGTCCACACACTCTCTGGGGGTTAAGCCCTGCACTTCAGTGCCTCCTggacctgcacctctcacccatGCCTCGCTGTGAGCCCCCTCAAAGAGTCCACTCATGCTGGACCCCGGGGCCTTCACACCCAGAGAGAGCAATGCAATCCCGATCTCTATCCTGCAGTGACTCCCAGCCAAtgtaacacaggagggtttattgggCATCTGAGTCCAGCACAGGCAGTTCTCAGGGCTCTTGAACCTGGCCAGTCTCAGTCCTGCTGGGCTCAGGCTGCTCTTTGTCCacagcccagcagccccctggCTGGAACCCAGCCACAGgggtcctctctcctcagcccattGTCCTTTCATGGGCCAGAATCAGCTGACTGCCAAGCTGGGGGGACCTACAAGTCACTAGGGTACCCAATCTCCAGGCAGTTGTCGGGGTCCTGACTGCCAGGCGAGGTGACACCTGCTTTTCTCCAGCAACAAACTCCCTCCCACCACCTCGTTAAACACACAATACACAGGGGAACTGAGCCACAGACAGCATTCATGCAAGACACTAGGAAAATCCCCCCGCTTCATAGGTCACCCTACTGTCTCTGTGTAACCCCCCACTCAGAGCACCCCCCACCAGTTCTTGCACCAGTGACGCTCCCGGGTGAGCCCTTATGTGTGACAGGGCATCATACCATTGTTGCCTTTCCTAGCCACAAACTGCTCAGAGCCCTCTGGTCAGCTCCTGTGTGCGCTGTATTCCCAGCACCCGCCCTGCCGCAGCACTGTCCAGCCCGTAGCCCACGCGCTGGACGTCATCATCCACTTCTGTGCCCACTGCTCGAGGATGAGAATAAATTGGAGGGGGACTAGAGAAAACCCGCCCGAGAACGACAGATGgaagcctggtctgcactactCGGTTAGGTTGACATAGGCTGTGTTGGGCTGACGTAGCCGCGGAAGTGTCGTccctaagccctggtctacactagagttaGGGCGATGCAAGGTAGCCAGCTTATGTGGGCACACAGTTGCTGTTCAGTAACTGCAGCAGCCGTATGCCAATGTAAGTTAGATCAACGTCATTTTGAAGCATAGCTGCATCCTGAGTCTATAGCTTAATGAAGGGAAGGTGACGGGGTGACTTATCCCTGTCTGTGAGTGTCTACGTGGGGGAGGAATGTGACATCCTGGGCTCTGCCACCATGCAAGggctggaaggtgaagctagacCAGGTCAGCCTGGAAATGAGGCATACGGTGAGAGAAGGTAACCACTGGAAGGATTTCCCAAGGAGCGGGGGCATTTGCTGTCACCAGCAACTTTTAGATCAAGGTGAGAGGTTTTTCTAAACACCTGCTTGTCATGGGTGCATAGGATCAGGGCTCCCACATTAGAACTGTCCCTGGGAGGAGCCCCTGTGATGCACCATACACCTAGCTGCAGCCTAGGGAGGCCTtaggctggtgcagagagctcAGGGTTCAAACATAGCCAGGTCAaccctgtgacaaagtgggaattttcccttgttatgttgtatgtgagtcttactgttctgcatgaatgctgtgtgcctcagtttccctgtgtattgcaccaatgtctcggtggtgggaataagggtgtgtgacttGTGGGGGGTGATCTAGCTGCCTATACGGATGCTGTAGCTGCCCCTtcataacctgagacccaggagggggatatTGGCCTGGGAAGcgagacaaaggctggaggaggagcattgggcagggcagggcagggcaggggtcaggcagctggaagTCAGTCTCGTCTGGGCTGGCTTGGGGCACAGCGGGAGGACCAGAATCCTGACTCtgggcttccctccccccaagacggacttggctgaaagtcactgatttctgtgccaacaagctctgttctatgctgtggtcctgtcaactaataaacctgttttaccgactggctgagagtcacctctGACtgtgaagttggggtgcaggaccctctggcttccgcAGGACCCCCGCCCAGGCGGACTTGCTGCGGGAAgtgcacagtgtggaaggggatgctgaatgctccgaggtcagacgcaggaaggtcaaagctgtgtgagcttcttgccctggagacagtctgctcagagagaggaggctcccccagagccctgactggcttcataaggagtagttccagagcatcgcccggtgactctatGACAAACCCCAAGCCCAGCCACACTGTAATGAACCTCACATTCCACCCCTGTCCGTCTGAACATCCAACTGACTTGGTCAGGTCCTGGGGAGGGCCCCAGAACACTCCAGCAGCCAAGGCTTTATTCCCCTCACCTCACACTTTCCCTGTCCTCCAGCTgggtctctgctctgctccctgtggaGAGGTGGGGAAATCCCGCTCTGGGACGCAGCCACGGCCTGCTGACCTCTTGCCACTGTCTTCTAGGCTTTTTCATTGACACAGGGCCTGCCTTGGCCAGTCCTTTCGAAGGACCCGGCCTCCCTTCATACCTTTGTCTTCTCTCCCAGCCCACTCTGACAGCAAACAAGCCTTTTCCACTGTCATGGAGTCACAGTTTGGGTGCTCTGGAACTGATCTGTATGAGGGTCGGCCCAGACTCTCCCTGCAGGGGCCTTTCCACCAGAGCAAGAAGCATCTTCAGCTTCAGCACTTCTCGGAGCGTTCGGCCCCCTGTTCACCCTGTGAGCTCCCTGGAGCAAGTCCACCTGGAAGAGCACCTGGGGaccctcaaccccccaccccccgccaaagggccctgcacccccactccacaGTCACAGGGATTCAGCCAGTGTGTGATACGGGAGGTTTATTCATTGTTGGGAACACAACCTAGGACAGAaattgttagcacagaaatcaggaatGTTGTTTCAATCGAGTTCAtctggggtgtggggtggggcagagccctgggctcTACTGGGCCACCCTCAGTCCCAAACCAGGAGACTGATCCTTTCAGCTGCCCATTGCCCCCTTtccttcctttgtctctttcctgggccagcagGTCCCCTGGTCTTGCACCAGCACCTCGGGCTGGTTCTTGCAGAGGAGGGGGcctggccatcagttgccaggatacAGCGTGTGGGCGGTTCTCTGCAGCCCACCAGCAGTCACACCTGCCCTCTACGGGTCTCTGCAAcgatcacacccccttatcccaccacctagatacttgagTAGTATatcaggcaggggtgggcaaacattttggcctgagggccacatctgggtatgaaaattgtagggcaggccatgaatgctcacgaaattggggggtgaggggtctggtcgagagtgcaggctctggggtggggccagggatgaagggcttggggtgcaggagggggttaggGGTGGAGCAAAGGGGTTCGGAatatgggaggaggctctgggctgggaatgagcggtttggggtatgggggggctctgggctgggactgggttcggagggcaggagggggatcagggcttgggcagggggttgaggcgcGGGAGGTGGtatgggatgcaggctccaggtggtgcttacctcaaccagctcccagaagcagcggcacatcccttctccggctcctacgcaGAGGTGCAGCACCAGCCAGGTAGCTCTGTATGCTGCCCCATCTGTAGGCACCGCTCTTGTGGCCAATGATTGCTGCAGAGCCGGCACTTCGGGTGGGGGAAGCATGTGGAGCCCCttgaggggacatgctgctgcttccgggagccatgcgCGGAAATGGGCAAGTCctgctccctggtgggagctcaagggccggattaaaagGTGTAACAAGCTGgtcacgggccgtagtttgcccaccccaatgTAGGGGAAGCTGAgacacacacagtattcagagaaaacattaagaatgtTCCCATTTCTTCCCATCCTCCCACCGGGTAACAATGCATcatatggggacactgaggcacacatAGTCGTCATAAAAATATGACAGAAAATTCCCCTGTTGCCACGCAGCTCGAGGAATTCTTCAGGGCAAGTCTCGGGTTGTGTTACACGGGGGGCCAGACTGCATGATCACTacgttcccttctggccttgggatctaggAATCTGTAGCAACTCTTAGTTCCGCACAAGCAACCCCATCAGTCTGTGAGTCCCTCCCTTGTCCATCTTGGGCCCTTGGGCTGGGCTTCCCATCACAGGTGAGCAGCCGACAGCGGGTTTCCCTTCGGGCTGCTTTGGAGGGTGCCTTCCCCATCACCGGAGCATCTCCTAGGGACctccaatcatagaatcatagaatatcagggttggaaggggcctcaggaggtatctagtccaaccccctgctcaaagcaggaccaattcccaactaaaccaAGCCCAAGCTGGGGTTGGCTGGCCCGCTGTTGGAGAGCGCCTTGAGCTTGTAGCATTTCCCAGGGTTCCATCAGGTGGGTCTCCTAGCAAAATCGATCCCGTGGTGACGCACAAACGTTTGTGTTTTTAATGCAGCGAGCTCTGGCGATACTTAATGTTATTCGAGGATATTGCAGGCAATGCCCCTTCATCGGCACACCTCTCCCCTTATTCCTGCAGGGCCATGGGGCATGCATGGCACATCCTGGCGTTGGGCTGCTGCCAGGTGCAGTGGcatggaggagcagagatggTGCTGCATTCCCAGCACCTGCTGCCCAGCCAGAAGTCAGATCTGGCCTGGAGTGGGCACCAGGACCCTCTGCTCTTCGCCAAGAGATGGGGCACCCCCTGGAGGTGCCCTTCCTGAGTGCTAAACCAGCTGTGGGGCAGAATCCCATAGCTGTCCACGTCTTGGGGCAGCTGGCATCTGctgccaccccctccagcacacCACAGCCTGAGGGAAATGGAGGAGGAGCTGCAGAGAGGTGGAGCTCCAAGGATGCTCGGCAGGTAATGGGACCAGCGGAACATCCCGCCTCCCAGGATTCTCAGCAGGGAGCAGGACTGGCAGAGCAGCCCATCTCCCAGGATGCTCGGCGGGCAGCAGGACCATCGGAGCAGCCTGTCTCCCAGGATGCTCGGTGGGCAGCAGGACCATCTG contains the following coding sequences:
- the PROSER3 gene encoding proline and serine-rich protein 3 isoform X3, whose protein sequence is MGSRAAAASAKCPPSPQPGSSGGWSQHLPLTAPPRKGGQSQGAPSDTSPLDSPDPDSHSLQERATRLLLRSESSLSSTIPVSSEGLHSTPPSSTADSDQALPSPSHLSLPEPSPEPWPPARIPQCSSSIRPEDDILFQWRLRRKMEQASQADRSLPLLDWRTQLAWGPRMGHGACMAHPGVGLLPGAVAWRSRDGAAFPAPAAQPEVRSGLEWAPGPSALRQEMGHPLEVPFLSAKPAVGQNPIAVHVLGQLASAATPSSTPQPEGNGGGAAERWSSKDARQVMGPAEHPASQDSQQGAGLAEQPISQDARRAAGPSEQPVSQDARWAAGPSERPVPQDARRAAGPAEQPVSQDARRAAGPAERHGSRDARRAAGPAERHGSRDARRAAGPAERHGSRDARRAAGPAERHGSRDARRAAGPAERHGSRDAQQGAWAVGVAQHMPKETEWPSKPQLLRGRAATEPEATPSWSRRGRKGESSIHGVLGQVISERLFSSPASHSPTRGCQSGEGAVSPPEHSAAEKLPAPGSQHPQLLQLAVQLLEEAEESDGTEFEEDPLLEVLRGQREDLRSQLRAVDIAVSRLVSQGLAEPLGCPR
- the PROSER3 gene encoding proline and serine-rich protein 3 isoform X2 codes for the protein MKSPARSHYHPSPTRLPGPQHQCMTLSPARLLTGVPALALHQRRPPEPTASSPPDLSFLQGPTCRGTALDSESTNPFPESWPSTERSSPSTPQESPALRLGGPGAASAQDGESIIAKYIERFRHGQPSSRSQRQVPPISTAREFWWLEPAPPSDSSTPKGGTKPDCTKLEEVRPEWVLVSPPLRPMGAPSDTSPLDSPDPDSHSLQERATRLLLRSESSLSSTIPVSSEGLHSTPPSSTADSDQALPSPSHLSLPEPSPEPWPPARIPQCSSSIRPEDDILFQWRLRRKMEQASQADRSLPLLDWRTQLAWGPRMGHGACMAHPGVGLLPGAVAWRSRDGAAFPAPAAQPEVRSGLEWAPGPSALRQEMGHPLEVPFLSAKPAVGQNPIAVHVLGQLASAATPSSTPQPEGNGGGAAERWSSKDARQVMGPAEHPASQDSQQGAGLAEQPISQDARRAAGPSEQPVSQDARWAAGPSERPVPQDARRAAGPAEQPVSQDARRAAGPAERHGSRDARRAAGPAERHGSRDARRAAGPAERHGSRDARRAAGPAERHGSRDARRAAGPAERHGSRDAQQGAWAVGVAQHMPKETEWPSKPQLLRGRAATEPEATPSWSRRGRKGESSIHGVLGQVISERLFSSPASHSPTRGCQSGEGAVSPPEHSAAEKLPAPGSQHPQLLQLAVQLLEEAEESDGTEFEEDPLLEVLRGQREDLRSQLRAVDIAVSRLVSQGLAEPLGCPR
- the PROSER3 gene encoding proline and serine-rich protein 3 isoform X1, which produces MESSTALFSVQGSPFAMKSPARSHYHPSPTRLPGPQHQCMTLSPARLLTGVPALALHQRRPPEPTASSPPDLSFLQGPTCRGTALDSESTNPFPESWPSTERSSPSTPQESPALRLGGPGAASAQDGESIIAKYIERFRHGQPSSRSQRQVPPISTAREFWWLEPAPPSDSSTPKGGTKPDCTKLEEVRPEWVLVSPPLRPMGAPSDTSPLDSPDPDSHSLQERATRLLLRSESSLSSTIPVSSEGLHSTPPSSTADSDQALPSPSHLSLPEPSPEPWPPARIPQCSSSIRPEDDILFQWRLRRKMEQASQADRSLPLLDWRTQLAWGPRMGHGACMAHPGVGLLPGAVAWRSRDGAAFPAPAAQPEVRSGLEWAPGPSALRQEMGHPLEVPFLSAKPAVGQNPIAVHVLGQLASAATPSSTPQPEGNGGGAAERWSSKDARQVMGPAEHPASQDSQQGAGLAEQPISQDARRAAGPSEQPVSQDARWAAGPSERPVPQDARRAAGPAEQPVSQDARRAAGPAERHGSRDARRAAGPAERHGSRDARRAAGPAERHGSRDARRAAGPAERHGSRDARRAAGPAERHGSRDAQQGAWAVGVAQHMPKETEWPSKPQLLRGRAATEPEATPSWSRRGRKGESSIHGVLGQVISERLFSSPASHSPTRGCQSGEGAVSPPEHSAAEKLPAPGSQHPQLLQLAVQLLEEAEESDGTEFEEDPLLEVLRGQREDLRSQLRAVDIAVSRLVSQGLAEPLGCPR